The Bacteroidota bacterium genome includes the window TCAGTCCAACTCCAAAGCCCATATCACTATCGTAGTGCGTTCTAATTCCCATATTTTTATTTAGAATGTAGCGTAAATCAACCATGAATTCTTTGTCTGTATTAACCATAAATCCGGCTCTAATTCTTTTTGAAATCGGTATATCTTCTCGCATTAAAGAAAGTCGAACTATTCCATCGTGATATACTTCTGCCTGAAAATTCACCAACATTGGAAGCGTGTACATAAACCCTAAACTTACAGCAGTTCTGTTGTCTTTTTTATTTACTTGTCCGAATAAATTTTCTTCTTGTTCATCAATTCCCATTTTTC containing:
- a CDS encoding copper oxidase — its product is KMGIDEQEENLFGQVNKKDNRTAVSLGFMYTLPMLVNFQAEVYHDGIVRLSLMREDIPISKRIRAGFMVNTDKEFMVDLRYILNKNMGIRTHYDSDMGFGVGLTLNY